CGGCGCTACTGGGTATCGCACTGCTGATTGGGCTGGTGGTGGCGTGGTGGATTAATCGCTCAATCAGTTCACTGTCGCGCTATGCCGATTCGGTGACGACGGATACCCCTCTGCCGCTGCCCGATCCGGGAAGTAGCGAACTGCGCAAACTAGCGCAGGCGCTGGAAAATATGCGCATTCGCCTCGAAGGCAAAAATTATATCGAACACTACGTCCACGCGTTGACCCACGAGCTGAAAAGCCCGCTGGCGGCCATTCGCGGTTCGGCTGAGATTCTGGCGGAACAGCCGCCGCCGCAGGTTGCCGCGCGGTTTGTCGATAATATTCTGGTGCAAAACGCACGCATGCAGTCGCTGGTTGAGAAACTCCTTGAGCAGGCGCGGCTGGAAAATCGCGTGGAGATCACGCCTGATAGCGTGAATATCGACGCCCTGTTTACACGTTTGAGCACGGCGCGCGCGGCGTTACTCGCTGCCAAAAATATCACCCTGACCTGGCAAAATACGTTAACGGCAGTCGAAGGCGACGAGGATTTACTCGAGCAGGCACTGGGTAATCTGCTGGATAATGCCCTCGATTTTACGCCCGAAGGGGGAAGCATCGAGCTTGCTGCCCGAGAGGTGCACAAAAAAGTGCAGCTCAGCGTAACCGATAGCGGCAGCGGCATTCCTGAGTACGCACATACCCGCATTTTTGAGCGCTTTTATTCGCTCCCGCGTGAAAATGGGCTGAAAAGCAGCGGGCTGGGGCTGGCCTTTGTCCAGGAAGTCGCCCGTCTGCACCATGGCGATATCCAGCTTCGCAACCGCGAAGAAGGCGGCGTCGAGGCGCTACTGACACTTCACCGTCCCTTCACATAACTTCAAACTGACCGCACATAGCCTCGTTATGCTCCTTTCATCACAAAGGAGAAGGTCATGAAAAAATCCCCCCTGTTCTGGAAAGTCAGCACCCTGATTGGGTGCATCCTGCTGTTGTTAGTGCCGTTGTTGATGGTGAGTAACCTGATTTCGGAGCGCGCCAGCTATCGTGACGACGTGGAAGACACGCTACGACAAAGCACCAGCGGGCCGCAGCAGCTCACCGGGCCACTTATCGCCATTCCGGTCACCGAGATCTACTACAAAATTGAGGATAAAAAAGAGGTCGAACATAAGCGCAGTTATCTGCATTTTGTGCTGCCGGAATCATTGGTTATCGACGGCAATCAGCAGGTGCAATCCAGAAGCATTGGTATCTATGACGGACAAATCTGGACCACCGATCTCACGCTAAAAGCGCAGTTTAGCACTGAAAAATTAACGCGTTTAAAAGGCGAAACGATCACCCTTGGGCAGCCGTTTGTTGTGGTCGGCGTGGGCGATGCGCGGGGGATCGGCGCGGTAAGTATCTCGAAAATCAACGGCGAAGCGCTGACTGTTGAACCCGGTTCTGGTGTTTCGGGCGAATTGCCGGGCATTCATATTCCGCTGAATGAAAATCTGCTGGCGATGAAAACCCTGACGCTGGATATGTCGCTGAGCCTCAACGGGACGGGCAGTTTTTCCGTCGTGCCTGTCGGGCGTAACAGCGAGCTAACGTTACGCAGCAACTGGCCGCATCCGGGTTTTATGGGTGATTACTTACCGGTTCAGCGTGAGATTAGCGCGTCGGGTTTCCAGGCAAGCTGGAAAAGCAGTTGGTTTGCTAACAATCTCGAAAGCCTGTTTGGCGATCAAGAGCAGCCCGAGTGGCGACACGTTCCCGCCTTTAGCGTGACCGTGGCGACGCCTGCCGATCAGTATCAACTGACTGACCGCGCCATCAAATATGCCGTTTTGCTGATCGCGCTGACGTTTATGGCGTTCTTTGTCTACGAGACACTAACCCATCTTCGTCTGCACCCGATGCAGTACCTGCTAGTTGGACTGTCGCTAGTGCTGTTTTATCTGGTCTTGCTGGCACTGTCAGAGCACGTTGGATTTACGTCCGCCTGGATTATCGCAAGCCTGGTCGGCGCGATGATGAACGGGGTGTATTTGCAGGCGGTGCTTAAAGGCTGGAGGCGCAGCGCGGTGTTTATCCTGGCACTGTTAGGGCTTGATGCGGTGATGTGGTTCTTGCTGCGCTCGGAAGACAGTGCGCTGCTGTTGGGGTCGGCCGTGCTGGCAATCGCATTGTTTGCGGTGATGTATCTCACGCGTCACTTTGACTGGTATTCGCTGTCGCAGTCAAAACGTAGCGACCCGCCAGATGGTGACTCGTCGAATAATATGGATGACGATGCTTTACGGATTTGGAAATAAAAAAACGGCGCGTTAAGCGCCGTTTTTAATGCCTTGAATGCGGGATTATTCCTGCAGGTCGCCGCAGAAACGGTAACCTTCGCCATGAATCGTGGCGATGATTTCTGGCGTATCCGGCGTAGATTCGAAATGTTTACGAATACGACGGATCGTTACATCAACAGTACGGTCGTGTGGCTTCAGCTCACGGCCGGTCATTTTTTTCAGCAGTTCTGCGCGGGACTGAATTTTGCCCGGATTTTCGCAGAAGTGCAGCATGGCGCGGAATTCACTGCGCGGCAGCTTATACTGTTCACCGTTCGGGCTAACCAGCGAACGACTGTTAATATCAAGTTCCCAGCCGTTGAATTTGTAGCTGTCGACGCTACGACGCTCTTCGCTCACCGTACCCAGATTCATGGTGCGGGACAGCAGATTGCGTGCACGAATCGTCAACTCACGTGGGTTGAACGGTTTGGTGATGTAGTCATCAGCGCCGATTTCCAGGCCGAGGATTTTATCCACTTCATTGTCACGGCCTGTCAGGAACATTAACGCCACATTCGCCTGTTCACGCAGTTCGCGCGCCAGAAGAAGGCCGTTTTTACCTGGCAGATTGATGTCCATGATGACCAGATTGATATCATTTTCAGACAGGATCTGATGCATCTCTGCGCCATCGGTCGCTTCAAAGACATCGTAGCCTTCTGCTTCGAAAATGCTCTTTAACGTGTTGCGTGTTACCAACTCGTCTTCAACGATAAGAATGTGCGGGGTCTGCATGTTTGCTACCTAAATTGCCAACTAAATCGAAACAGGAAGTACAAAAGTCCCTGACCTGCCTGATGCATGTCGCAAATTAACATGACCGGCGTAACGTGACTAAAGTACGTAATTGCGTTCTTGATGCACTTTCCATCAACGTCAACAACATCATTAGCTTGGTCGTGGGTAGTTTCCCTCTGGACCCGACAGTGTCAAAAACGGCTGTCATCCTAACCATTTTAACAGCAACATAACAGGCTAAGTGACACCGGACACCCAATAAAACTACGCTTCGTTGACATATATCAAGTTCAATTGTAGCACGTTAACAGTTTGATGAAATCATCGTATCCGATTGCTAGCCTTTGTCACAAATTTTCAATAAACCAATTAGTTGCAGGTATTGATTAATAAACAACGCGAATCCAATTCGAAAAAGCTATCAATACAGGTATTATCATTAATAAACATACGGATAAGTAATGTCTGTTAACATTTTTACCAATAATTCACTCACTGAACAGTTTAACGTTTTTAATTTGTAGTGAAACGCTATTTCGGTGATTTGTGTTGCAATTTTGTAAATTCGTGCCGCGTAATATGTTGAGGTGGATCACACTTTCACCCGCTAACTGATTAATAAGAGAACATAAATGCATTTGTCGATAGTGCTGGTTTCCCCAGCAAGAGCAGAAAATATTGGCGCCGCCGCCCGCGCGATGAAGACGATGGGATTCAACGATTTGCGGATCGTGGCGAGTGAAGCTCACCTTGAGCCTGCCACGCGCTGGGTAGCGCACGGATCGGGTGAAATTATCGATAATATAAGTACTTACGCGACACTCGCCGACGCACTGCATGATATTTCATTCACCGTCGCGACCACCGCTCGCAGCCGGGCGAAATTTCATTACTACGCCACGCCTGCTGAACTAGTGCCGATGCTAACGGAAAAAAGCGAATGGATATCGAAGGCGGCGTTGGTGTTTGGCCGTGAGGATTCGGGCCTCACAAATGAAGAACTGGAGCTCGCCGATGTTCTGACCGGCGTGCCGATGGTCGCGGATTACCCGTCGCTCAATTTGGGCCAGGCGGTTATGGTCTATTGCTATCAATTAACATCTTTAATGCAAACTGCCGCACCCGCGTCGAGCAGCGTTGATGAAAACCAACTGCGTGCGTTACGTGTTCGTGCAGAAGCCCTGTTGTCGCAACTGAATGTCGCCGACGATCAAAAAATGGTGGAGTGGCTACACCAGCGGTTAGGGCGTCTTGAGCAGCGAGACACCGCCATGCTGCACCGATTGCTTCATGATATTGAAAAAAAATTGGCAGAGTAAAAATCTGACATTTGAATTTAATATGGCTTATGAGTCTGATTATAAGGGTTGTGACTGGTCGTATCTGGATGAAAATAAACGGCAAGCAGCGCGTCAGAGAAGATGCGCAAATTGTGATCAAATTAGAAATTTATTGACTTAGGGTACCGAATCCCTTAACCCTTAGGGATACAGGACAGACAGATAATAACGACAGAGAACACAACATCCATGAATCGCGTTAGCACCACCACCATTACAACAACCATCATCATTACCACAGGTAACGATGCGGGCTGACGCGTAACAGGAAAAACAGAAAAAAGCCCGCACCTAAACAGTGCGGGCTTTTTTTTCGGCTAAAGATTATTGAGGTAATACCATGCGCGTCTTGAAGTTCGGCGGTACATCAGTGGCAAATGCAGAACGTTTTCTGCGTGTTGCCGATATCCTGGAAAGCAACGCCAGGCAGGGGCAGGTCGCAACCGTGCTTTCTGCCCCGGCGAAAATCACCAACCATCTGGTGGCGATGATTGAAAAAACCATCGGTGGTCAGGATGCCCTTCCGAACATCAGCGATGCTGAACGTATTTTTACTGAGCTGCTTCAGGGGCTGGCGGATTTGCAGCCAGGTTTCCCACTCGCACCGTTAAAAGCTTTTGTTGAGCAAGAATTCGCACAGATCAAGCATGTTCTGCACGGTATCAGTCTGCTCGGTCAGTGCCCGGACAGCATCAACGCGGCGTTGATTTGCCGTGGTGAAAAACTCTCTATCGCCATCATGGCGGGCCTTCTGGAAGCCCGCGGTCACAAAGTGGCGGTGATTGATCCGGTCGAAAAACTGCTGGCCGTTGGACATTACCTCGAGTCTACAGTGGACATTGCCGAGTCCACCCGCCGCATTGCCGCCAGCAAAATTCCAGCGGATCACATGATTTTAATGGCAGGCTTTACCGCCGGTAACGAGAAAGGCGAGCTGGTGGTGCTGGGCCGTAACGGTTCTGACTATTCAGCCGCCGTGCTGGCTGCGTGCTTGCGTGCCGATTGTTGCGAGATCTGGACTGACGTCGACGGCGTCTATACCTGCGATCCGCGTCAGGTGCCGGACGCAAGACTGCTGAAATCAATGTCGTATCAGGAAGCGATGGAGCTGTCGTATTTCGGCGCTAAAGTGCTTCATCCTCGTACTATTTCTCCTATCGCTCAATTCCAGATCCCGTGTTTAATCAAAAATACTGGCAACCCGCAGGCACCGGGTACGTTGATTGGCGCCAGCCATGACGAAGATGATTTGCCGGTTAAAGGCATTTCCAACCTGAATAACATGGCGATGTTCAGCGTTTCCGGACCGGGCATGAAAGGCATGGTCGGCATGGCGGCGCGCGTATTTGCGGCGATGTCACGCAACGGTATTTCGGTGGTGCTGATTACCCAGTCCTCTTCCGAATACAGCATCAGCTTCTGCGTGCCGCAGGCGGATTGCATGCGTGCCCGTCGTGCGCTGGAAGAAGAGTTCTATCTGGAACTGAAAGAAGAACTTTTAGAGCCGCTGTCGATTCAGGAACGTCTGGCGATCATTTCCGTCGTGGGCGACGGCATGCGCACCCTGCGCGGGATCTCCGCTAAGTTCTTTGCTGCGCTGGCTCGCGCCAATATCAACATCGTGGCCATTGCGCAGGGCTCTTCCGAGCGCTCTATTTCTGTGGTGGTGAGTAACGACGACGCGACCACGGGCGTGCGCGTTACCCATCAGATGCTGTTCAACACCGATCAGGTCATCGAAGTGTTTGTGATCGGTGTAGGCGGCGTGGGTGGTGCGTTACTGGAACAGGTTAAGCGCCAGCAGGGTTGGCTGAAGAAAAAACATATCGATTTGCGTGTGTGCGGGGTGGCGAACTCAAAAGCGCTGCTGACCAACGTTCACGGGCTGAATCTGGAAAGCTGGCAGGCGGAGTTAGCCGAAGCCAAAGAGCCGTTCAATCTGGGCCGTTTGATCCGTCTGGTGAAAGAGTACCACCTGCTTAACCCAGTGATTGTCGATTGTACTTCTCATCAGGCCGTGGCCGATCAGTACGCTGATTTTCTGCGCGAAGGCTTCCATGTGGTGACGCCGAACAAAAAGGCCAACACCTCGTCGATGGATTATTACCATCAGTTGCGCACCGCAGCCAGCAAATCGCGCCGCAAGTTCTTATACGATACCAACGTGGGTGCGGGTTTACCGGTCATTGAGAACCTGCAAAACCTGCTGAATGCGGGTGATGAACTGCAGCGCTTCTCAGGAATTCTCTCTGGCTCACTGTCGTTTATCTTCGGCAAGTTGGACGAAGGCATGAGCCTGTCAGAAGCGACCACCGCCGCGCGCGAACTCGGCTATACCGAGCCAGATCCGCGTGACGATCTTTCCGGCATGGATGTGGCGCGCAAGCTGCTGATCCTCGCGCGTGAAACCGGGCGCGAGCTGGAGCTTTCTGACATCGTTATCGAACCTGTTCTTCCAGCAGGATTTGATGATAGCGGTGACGTCGCAGCATTTATGGGCCGTTTGCCGCAGCTTGACGATGACTTTGCCGCTCGCGTAGCGAAAGCCCGTGATGAAGGCAAAGTATTGCGCTATGTTGGCAATATTGAAGACGACGGCGTGTGCCGCGTCAAAATTGCTGAAGTGGACGGTAACGATCCGCTATTCAAAGTCAAAAATGGTGAAAATGCCCTCGCGTTTTACAGCCACTATTATCAGCCATTACCGCTTGTGCTTCGCGGTTACGGCGCAGGGAACGATGTCACTGCAGCGGGCGTATTTGCCGATCTGCTCCGTACCCTGTCATGGAAGTTAGGAGTTTAACATGGTCAAAGTTTATGCCCCGGCTTCCAGCGCCAATATGAGCGTCGGATTTGATGTGCTGGGTGCGGCGGTTGCGCCGGTCGACGGTTCGCCGCTGGGCGATACGGTAACGGTTGAAGCCGCCGACAGTTTTAGCCTCAATAATGTGGGCCGTTTCGCCAGCAAGCTGCCGCCAGAACCGCGCGAAAATATTGTTTATCAGTGCTGGGAGCGCTTTTGTCAGGAAATTGGCAAGAACGTCCCCGTCGCGATGACGCTTGAAAAAAGCATGCCGATTGGTTCCGGTCTCGGTTCAAGCGCCTGTTCCGTCGTCGCCGCGCTGGTCGCGATGAACGAACATTGCGGTAAACCCTTGAACAACAACCGCCTGCTGGCGCTGATGGGCGAGCTGGAAGGGCGTATCTCCGGCAGCATTCATTACGACAACGTCGCACCGTGCTTCCTCGGCGGTATGCAGCTGATGATCGAAGAGAACGGCATTATCAGCCAACAGGTGCCAGGCTTTGACGAGTGGCTGTGGGTACTGGCCTATCCGGGCATTAAAGTGTCGACCGCCGAAGCGCGCGCGATTTTACCCGCGCAGTACCGCCGTCAGGATTGCATCGCACACGGTCGTCATCTTGCAGGCTTTATTCACGCCTGTTATACCCGCCAGCCTGCGTTAGCGGCGAAGCTGATGAAAGACGTTATCGCCGAGCCGTACCGCACCAAACTTCTGCCGGGCTTCACTGAAGCGCGTCAGGCGTCGCTGGATATTGGCGCGCAGGCGTGCGGCATTTCAGGCTCCGGCCCGACGCTGTTCGCGTTATGCGATAAGCCTGACACCGCGCAGCGCGTGGCGGATTGGCTGGCGAAAAACTACCTGCAAAATCAGGAAGGCTTTGTTCATATTTGCCGGCTGGACACGGCAGGCGCACGAGTACTGGGATAATTGATGAAACTCTACAATCTGAAAGATCATAACGAGCAGGTCAGCTTCGCGCAGGCGGTGACTCAGGGCCTGGGCAAAAATCAGGGGTTGTTCTTTCCGCACGACTTGCCGGAATTTAGCCTGACCGAAATCGATGAAATGCTGAAGCAGGATTTTGTCAGCCGCAGCGCCAAAATCGTCTCGGCGTTTATTGGCGACGAAATTCCTCAGGCTGAGCTGGAAGAGCGTGTCCGCGCGGCATTTACGTTCCCGGCACCGGTAAAATCCGTTGAGCCAGACATTGGCTGCCTGGAACTTTTCCACGGTCCGACGCTGGCGTTTAAAGACTTTGGCGGCCGTTTTATGGCGCAAATGCTGACGCACATCAGCGGTGATAAACCGGTCACTATCCTGACTGCGACGTCCGGTGACACCGGCGCGGCAGTGGCTCACGCGTTTTACGGTCTGAAAAACGTGCGCGTAGTGATCCTCTATCCGCAGGGCAAAATCAGCCCGTTGCAGGAAAAACTGTTCTGTACGCTGGGCGGCAATATTGAAACCGTGGCTATCGACGGTGATTTTGATGCTTGTCAGGCGCTGGTGAAACAGGCCTTTGACGACGAAGAGCTGAAAGTGGCGCTGGGCTTAAACTCCGCCAACTCTATCAACATCAGCCGCCTGCTGGCGCAGATTTGCTATTACTTCGAAGCGGTCGCGCAGCTCCCACAGGAAGCACGTAATCAGCTGGTGATTTCCGTGCCAAGCGGTAACTTCGGCGATCTGACCGCAGGCCTGCTGGCGAAATCCCTCGGTTTACCGGTGAAGCGTTTTATCGCCGCCACCAACGCCAATGACACGGTTCCCCGTTTCCTGAAAGAGGGCAAATGGACGCCAAACGCGACTAAAGCGACCTTGTCTAACGCGATGGATGTGTCACAGCCGAACAACTGGCCGCGTGTGGAAGAGCTGTTCCGCCGCAAAATCTGGCGTCTGAGCGATCTGGGTTATGCCGCCGTTACCGACGAAACCACCAAAGCGACGATGCGCGAGCTGAAAGCGGTGGGGTACATCTCTGAGCCGCATGCGGCGATTGCGTACCGCGCGCTGCGTGACCAGCTCAATCCAGGTGAGTACGGATTGTTCCTTGGCACTGCGCATCCGGCGAAATTTAAAGAGAGCGTGGATGAGATTCTGGGCGAGTCGCTGCCGCTGCCAAAAGAGCTGGCGGATCGCGCCGATCTGCCGCTGCTGTCTCATTCTCTGCCTGCGGAATTTGCCGCGCTGCGTAAGCTGATGATGACCCGCGGGTAGTTTTATTACGCGATGATTCAGGCCGGATGATATCCGGCCTTTTTTATGCCCAAATACGGAGAAAATAAGGAGAGATCGTGTAGGGAAAAAGCAGAAATTCCCAATAAATGCGCTCACTTAGAGAATAGGATTGCAGAGGATAACAACCCGCATTCACCTCACGTAATCTCCTTCCATCGGTCCGCATAGGGCAAGAATGAGAAGGAGTACCCGATGTCTAAACTGAAACCTGCTTTGCTTGCACTTTCACTGATGCTGGTGGCTCCCACGGTGGTGCAGGCAGCCGAAATCACGTTAGTGCCAGCCGTAAAATTACAGATTGGCGATCGAGACGATCGGGGTCACCACTGGGATGGCGGCCGCTGGCGCGACAACGACTGGTGGAAATCGCATTACGAGTGGCGAGATAACCGCTGGCATCCGCATGACGATCACCGCGATCGTCACGATAATCGCCGCGACAAGCCTCATGACGATCGCGGACACGGCCCGGACTGGAAGCATCGCTGATTTTTCTCGTCCCTCTCTGCCCAAAGGGGAGAGAGAGAAAACTGTCGCTGAGTTGTTTGTCAGTGCCGCGTGGTGATGAAAGCGTGCACAAAACGGTTTCCTCTCCCTTTGGGGAGAGGGTTAGGGTGAGGGGCGGAATTACTGCTCGTGTCGCTTAAACACCAGCTCGCCTTTCTCGGACGCGTCGCCGTCAAAGAAATAGCCTTCACTGTTAAATGCGGTGAGTTGCTCAGGTTTTGTCAGACGATTTTCAATGATGTAACGGCTCATCAGCCCGCGCGCTTTTTTGGCGTAGAAGCTGATGACTTTGAATTTGCCCTTTTTCTCGTCGAGGAAGACGGGTTTAATAATCTCCGCATTCAGCTTTTTCGGCTTAACTGATCGGTAATATTCATCGGATGCCAGATTGATGACGATGTTGTCACCCTGGGCTTTCAGCGCGTCGTTGAGCTTCTCAGTGATGATATCGCCCCAGAATTGGTACAGATCTTTGCCTTTGGCATTTTCCAGGCGGATGCCCATCTCAAGACGGTACGGCTGCATCAAATCCAGCGGGCGCAGCACGCCGTACAGACCCGATAACATACGGAGATGCTGCTGGGCGAAATCAAAATCGGCCTCGCTGAATTCTTCGGCCTGCAAGCCGGTATACACGTCACCTTTGAACGCGAGGATCGCCTGACGGGCATTTTTCGGCGTGAAATCCGGCTGCCAGTCGTGAAAACGGGTGGCATTGAGATCGGCGAGTTTGTCGCTGATGCTCATCAACTTGCCAATTTGCGGGGCGGAAAGTTTGCGCGCCTCACGAATCAGCTGTTGCGAATGATCCAGCAGTTCGGGCTGGGTATAGCGCTCGGTGGCGAGCGGGCTCTGGTAATCGAGCGTTTTTGCAGGTGAAATCAGAATCAGCATAACCAGTCCTTGCAGGAAATTTAGGGCGACTTTAGCAAAAAATCCGCCTCAGTTGATCGATGGCTGCTATTGCCGTGGCAAATCATCCCAAGTGCCCGGCGCAATTTGTGACTCAATTTCGGGATAACGAGCCGCATCAAACACCGGTTTCAGACCCAGCTTACGCTGGCGTAAATAGTCGCTGGCGATAAGCGCGACAACCGGTGACAGCAGCAAAATAGCCGTCAGGTTAGTGATCGCCATCAGCGCCATAATCACATCCGCCAGTTGCCAGACCAGCGGCAGGCTCAGCATCGACCCGACCATCACCATTCCAGCGATTCCGACCCGCAGAATCCATAGCGCTTTGCGCGAATCAAAACGCAGAAAAATCAGGTTCGTTTCAGCATAAATATAATTGGCGACAATCGAGCTGAACGAAAACAGGATCACGATAAGCGACACAAAGCCAGCACCCCAGCTACCCGCAAGATTCACCAGCGCCTGCTGAACGATCTGTATCCCTTCTGGGCTGTTGGTATGCGCGACAGGGCCCGCGAGCAACACAATCATGGCGCTGGCGGAGCAGATAATGATGGTGTCGATAAATACCCCAATCATCTGCACGATACCCTGTGCGGCTGGGTGTGGGGGCCATGAAGCCGCTGCCGCAGCGGCATTCGGTGTGGAGCCCATTCCGGCTTCGTTAGAGAACATGCCGCGCTGGAAACCCGCCGTCAGCGCCTGGCTAAGGGTATATCCCAGCGCCCCTGCTGCGGCTTCTCGCCAGCCGAAAGCGGCTTTGAAAATGGTGGCGATCACATCCGGAAGCTGACCAATGTGCATTGCGGTAACGACCAGGCTGGTGGTGACCCATAACAGCGCCATCACCGGCACCAGCCACTGCATCAGGCGCGCAACGCCTTTGATGCCCGTTACGATAACCAGCAGGGTCGCGATAGCCAGCATCGCGCCGGTGATCCATTCCGGGAAATCAAACGCGTAGCGCAGGGCATGCGCCACCGAGTTGGCTTGTACCGTGTTGAAAATAAGACCGTAAGCCAAGAGCAGAAAAACAGAAAACAGCACGCCCATCCAGCGCATACCCAGGCCGCTCGACATGTACCAGGCCGGGCCGCCGCGAAACTGACCGTGCCGATCCCGCTCTTTGTAGAGCTGCGCCAGTGAACATTCGGCAAACGACGTCGCCATGCCGATAAGCGCCGTGACCCACATCCAGAACACGGCACCCGGGCCACCTGCGCCAATGGCTAACGCCACACCCGCCAGATTACCGCTACCCACGCGGGCGGCCAGGCTGGTGCAGAGCGCCTGAAAAGAGGTTAATCCATCGGGTTGCGGGCTGATGCTGTTTTTCAGACTTTTGCCAAACTGGCGAATATAGCGAAACTGAATAAAACCGCTGCGTACCGTGAACCATATTCCGGCTCCCAGCAGCAAATAGATCATCACTGAGCCCCACAGGACCTCATTGATAAAGGAAAAGAAATCAGGCATTAACGTCCCTCTTGTTGATGCCAAAGTAAAATTGTAAACGCTACCATTGAATGAACGGAGTGGTACTTAGCAGGCTGTTAATATTCGGAGTTTATCATACTATCCGTAAGCGCACTGTCTGCGGTTGCGCTGCTATTCCGTCGTGTTATCATCAGGGCAGACCGGTTACATCCCCCTAACAAGTAAACCTGTCATTTTTCCGTTGCTGGCATGCTGTCGGTGGCGTGAATTATCCAGGGCACGTAAAAAGAGAAAGACTATCATGACGGATAAATTGACCTCCCTTCGTCAGTTCACCACTGTCGTAGCTGACACCGGAGATATCGCGGCAATGAAGTTGTACCAGCCGCAGGATGCAACAACCAACCCTTCTCTGATTCTTAACGCCGCACAGATTCCTGAGTACCGCAAACTGATCGACGAAGCTGTGACCTGGGCGAAAGGCCAGAGCAACGATCGTGCGCAGCAGATTGTGGACGCGGCTGACAAACTGGCAGTAAACATCGGTCTGGAAA
This sequence is a window from Enterobacter sp. 638. Protein-coding genes within it:
- the thrC gene encoding threonine synthase; the protein is MKLYNLKDHNEQVSFAQAVTQGLGKNQGLFFPHDLPEFSLTEIDEMLKQDFVSRSAKIVSAFIGDEIPQAELEERVRAAFTFPAPVKSVEPDIGCLELFHGPTLAFKDFGGRFMAQMLTHISGDKPVTILTATSGDTGAAVAHAFYGLKNVRVVILYPQGKISPLQEKLFCTLGGNIETVAIDGDFDACQALVKQAFDDEELKVALGLNSANSINISRLLAQICYYFEAVAQLPQEARNQLVISVPSGNFGDLTAGLLAKSLGLPVKRFIAATNANDTVPRFLKEGKWTPNATKATLSNAMDVSQPNNWPRVEELFRRKIWRLSDLGYAAVTDETTKATMRELKAVGYISEPHAAIAYRALRDQLNPGEYGLFLGTAHPAKFKESVDEILGESLPLPKELADRADLPLLSHSLPAEFAALRKLMMTRG
- a CDS encoding DUF2502 domain-containing protein, coding for MSKLKPALLALSLMLVAPTVVQAAEITLVPAVKLQIGDRDDRGHHWDGGRWRDNDWWKSHYEWRDNRWHPHDDHRDRHDNRRDKPHDDRGHGPDWKHR
- the yaaA gene encoding peroxide stress protein YaaA, which encodes MLILISPAKTLDYQSPLATERYTQPELLDHSQQLIREARKLSAPQIGKLMSISDKLADLNATRFHDWQPDFTPKNARQAILAFKGDVYTGLQAEEFSEADFDFAQQHLRMLSGLYGVLRPLDLMQPYRLEMGIRLENAKGKDLYQFWGDIITEKLNDALKAQGDNIVINLASDEYYRSVKPKKLNAEIIKPVFLDEKKGKFKVISFYAKKARGLMSRYIIENRLTKPEQLTAFNSEGYFFDGDASEKGELVFKRHEQ
- a CDS encoding sodium:alanine symporter family protein, with translation MPDFFSFINEVLWGSVMIYLLLGAGIWFTVRSGFIQFRYIRQFGKSLKNSISPQPDGLTSFQALCTSLAARVGSGNLAGVALAIGAGGPGAVFWMWVTALIGMATSFAECSLAQLYKERDRHGQFRGGPAWYMSSGLGMRWMGVLFSVFLLLAYGLIFNTVQANSVAHALRYAFDFPEWITGAMLAIATLLVIVTGIKGVARLMQWLVPVMALLWVTTSLVVTAMHIGQLPDVIATIFKAAFGWREAAAGALGYTLSQALTAGFQRGMFSNEAGMGSTPNAAAAAASWPPHPAAQGIVQMIGVFIDTIIICSASAMIVLLAGPVAHTNSPEGIQIVQQALVNLAGSWGAGFVSLIVILFSFSSIVANYIYAETNLIFLRFDSRKALWILRVGIAGMVMVGSMLSLPLVWQLADVIMALMAITNLTAILLLSPVVALIASDYLRQRKLGLKPVFDAARYPEIESQIAPGTWDDLPRQ